Proteins co-encoded in one Oreochromis aureus strain Israel breed Guangdong linkage group 3, ZZ_aureus, whole genome shotgun sequence genomic window:
- the LOC120436265 gene encoding low affinity immunoglobulin gamma Fc region receptor II-like — MDFRALCVKLVMSVIILLCAHDQKIDAASLHILPNRLQFFEYEAVTFYCDGVDYCEVVHKVKGKIKTCPNTKKRTPTGSSCTITNVYLDDSGEYWYETEGGIRSNSINISVTAGSVILESPAIPVMEGEAVTLSCRNKLTPSDFMADFYKYGVHISNTSTGNMTIHKVSKSDEGYYKCSILGVGESPESWLSVTETKTDPSSQPSCHIYLVLRTVFTIIMVALLLLLVGLLHSGKIGATNPNLSSIP, encoded by the exons ATGGATTTTAGAGCTCTCTGCGTCAAACTCG tgATGAGTGTGATCATCCTGCTATGTGCACATGATCAGAAAATTG ATGCAGCTTCTCTTCATATCCTTCCAAACAGATTACAGTTCTTTGAATATGAAGCAGTGACATTTTACTGTGACGGGGTTGATTATTGTGAAGTTGTGCATAAAGTCaaagggaaaataaaaacatgtcccAATACTAAGAAGAGAACACCGACAGGATCATCCTGCACCATCACAAATGTTTATCTAGATGACAGTGGGGAGTACTGGTATGAGACTGAAGGAGGGATCAGAAGCAACAGTATCAACATCTCTGTCACTG CTGGTTCTGTGATCCTGGAGAGTCCTGCTATTCCTGTGATGGAAGGAGAAGCTGTGACTCTGAGCTGCAGAAACAAGTTAACTCCCTCAGACTTCATGGCTGATTTctataaatatggagtccacaTCAGCAACACctcaacaggaaacatgaccaTCCACAAAGTTTCCAAGTCTGATGAAGGATATTACAAATGCAGCATTTTAGGAGTTGGAGAATCACCAGAGAGCTGGCTCAGTGTCACAG AGACCAAGACAGACCCCTCCTCACAGCCCAGCTGTCATATTTACCTCGTCTTACGGACTGTGTTCACCATCATAATGGTGGCTCTGCTGTTGCTGCTTGTGGGACTTCTTCACTCTGGAAAAATCGGAGCCACAAACCCTAATTTAAGCTCAATCCCATGA
- the LOC120436048 gene encoding low affinity immunoglobulin gamma Fc region receptor II-a-like, giving the protein MKTPTGSYCTISNVYPEDSGEYWCETEGGNRSNKINITVTVGSVILESPAIPVIEEGNVTLWCRNKTASSNFTTDFYKYGHPVHNSSTGNMTIHRVSKSDEGLYKCSISGVGESSESWLSVRATNPDICNDTRPSTCDATPWIISTTVFGSLMLVVGLYHLGKCCWKRVNGSGSPDDQTVSTAATIENPVREMYAVIRKKNRKKKDFPRPGGGRSRVISVYGSVSRDLDESG; this is encoded by the exons ATGAAAACACCAACAGGATCATACTGCACCATTTCAAATGTTTATCCAGAGGACAGTGGGGAGTACTGGTGTGAGACTGAAGGAGGGAACAGAAGCAACAAAATCAACATCACTGTCACTG TTGGTTCTGTGATCCTGGAGAGTCCTGCCATTCCTGTAATAGAGGAAGGAAATGTGACTCTGTGGTGCAGAAACAAGACGGCTTCTTCCAACTTCACAACTGATTTCTATAAATATGGACATCCCGTCCATAATAGCTCCACAGGAAACATGACCATCCACAGAGTTTCCAAGTCTGATGAAGGACTTTACAAGTGCAGCATTTCAGGAGTTGGAGAATCATCAGAGAGCTGGCTCAGTGTCAGAG caACTAATCCAGACATTTGCAATGATACAAGACCTTCCACCTGTGATGCCACACCTTGGATCATTTCCACAACTGTATTCGGTTCACTGATGTTGGTGGTGGGACTGTATCACTTGGGCAAATGTTGCTGGAagagag TCAATGGTTCAGGCTCCCCCGACGATCAAAcag tttCCACAGCAGCCACTATTGAGAATCCAGTCAGAGAAATGTATGCtgttataagaaaaaaaaacaggaagaagaaag ATTTCCCCAGACCTGGTGGTGGACGCTCCCGTGTGATTTCTGTGTACGGCAGCGTGAGTCGAGATCTGGATGAGAGTGGCTGA